The following are from one region of the Synechococcus sp. CBW1108 genome:
- a CDS encoding DUF4351 domain-containing protein, whose amino-acid sequence MTACTWLWLGGKPLASLRLINACNGSPTRCCPDFKGRDGTSIAREAAKMTLRQLNRRCGPLSETTTAQIQGLPVEQLEALADALLDFQGPADLASWLAGNT is encoded by the coding sequence ATGACTGCCTGTACCTGGCTTTGGCTAGGCGGGAAGCCGCTCGCATCCTTACGGCTGATCAACGCCTGCAACGGCTCGCCGACCAGGTGCTGCCCTGACTTTAAAGGCCGAGATGGGACCAGCATCGCCCGCGAAGCCGCCAAGATGACTCTCCGCCAACTCAACCGCCGCTGCGGCCCCTTGAGCGAAACCACCACCGCCCAGATCCAGGGCCTACCAGTGGAGCAGTTGGAAGCCCTGGCGGACGCCCTGCTCGACTTCCAGGGCCCGGCCGATCTGGCGTCCTGGCTGGCGGGAAACACTTGA